A single window of Solanum dulcamara chromosome 5, daSolDulc1.2, whole genome shotgun sequence DNA harbors:
- the LOC129890418 gene encoding uncharacterized protein LOC129890418 produces the protein MSSQLTENHRENAEIFTDPTICKQKSLELLEQINMPKGLLPLDDLIEIGHNKQTGFVWLKQKKAKENRFKKIGKLVWYDTEVTGFLENRRMKKLTGVKSKELLIWITVSDISIQDPEFQKITFATPSGISKAFPVSAFED, from the coding sequence ATGTCATCTCAATTAACAGAAAATCACCGTGAAAATGCAGAGATTTTCACCGATCCAACGATCTGCAAACAAAAATCTCTGGAACTTCTCGAGCAAATCAATATGCCAAAAGGACTTCTCCCATTGGATGATCTAATCGAAATAGGCCACAATAAGCAAACCGGGTTCGTCTGGCTGAAACAGAAGAAGGCAAAAGAAAACCGGTTTAAGAAAATCGGAAAACTTGTCTGGTACGATACTGAGGTCACCGGATTCCTTGAAAATCGCCGGATGAAGAAACTCACCGGCGTAAAAAGTAAGGAACTCTTGATCTGGATAACAGTTTCTGATATTTCTATTCAGGACCCTGAATTTCAGAAAATTACTTTTGCTACCCCTTCTGGAATTTCTAAGGCTTTTCCGGTCTCTGCGTTCGAGGATTGA